GCCAACCGCGCCTTGGTGTCGGCGTTGGCGGCTAACAACCATCTGGGCCAGAACACCCCCGCGATCGCCGACATCGAGGCGGCCTACGACCAGATGTGGGCCTCGGACGTGGCGGCGATGTTCGGGTATCACGCCGACGCGTCGGCGGCCGTGGCCAAGTTGCCGCCCTGGAATCAAGTGCTGCAAAACCTCGGATTTCCCAACGCCAGCACCGCCGTCACGCGCCCCGCCAGTTCCGGCGCCGTCGCCCGCGGCTACACGTCGCGCATCGCGGGGTTCCTCACGCCCCCAGCGCCGCAGTAGCGCAGGACCGCATTCGGTTCGCACCTATCCTTAAACATCATGCGCAGCAAGAAGAAGGTCGATTTCGCAGCGCTGGCCGACGCGCTCGCCGATTTCCCGTACGCCTACCTGATCACCGTCGGCGACGACTACCGCTCGCACACCGTGACGGTCGAACCCGAGTTGCGCGGACAGACCCTCGACGTCGGTCTCATCGGCGGCCGCACGCAGCAGAACCTGGCCCGCCGCCGCGACGTCACGCTGCTGTGGCCCCCGGCCGAACCCGGCGGTTATTCGCTGATCGTCGACGGCGAGGCCGCGGTGGCATCTGACGACCGAGCCGGCGACGCCGTCGCGCTCACCGTGACGCCCACGCGCGCGCTGCTGCACCGCGACGCCGACTCCCCCGAGGCGGCCAAGGGCTGCCTGCACGACTGCGTCGTGTTCTCGCTGCCGGCCTGACGCCGTACAGTCTCATCCGTGAGCCGCATCGCACCCCTCGCCCCGCCGTGGAGCGAGGAGGATGCCGCCGGCATCAACAGCTGGGGCCACCCGGACCGCACCTATGAGCCGCTGCTGCTGGTGCGGTGCCTGCAGCGCCACCCCGTGCTGGCCTCCCGGCTGCGCAAGCTCGGCGAATCCCTTTACACCGCAGCGCTTTTGCCGCCCCGGATGCGCACGATCGCCATCCTCCGGATCTGCGCGCTGCTGCGCTGCGCCTACGAGTGGGGCGGGCAGGCCGCCTTCTGGGGTCCGATCGCCGGTGTCAGCGACGACGAGTGCGACGCGCTGGTGTTGGCCGGCCCCGACGACCCGCGGTGGGGCGCGACCGAGCGGACGCTGATCGCCGCGGTGGACGAGTGCGAGCGCACCGGCTCGTGGTCGGCGGCGACGTGGGACGCGCTGGGCGGCTTCCTCGACGACGAGCAGCGGATCGAATTGCTCACGGCCGTCGGCTGGTATCGCACGATCTGCACGCTGTGCAACGCGCTCGCGCTTCCGGTGGAGGGCTGGATGCGGCCCTGGCCGGGGTCAGCCGGCTGACCGATCCCTGCGCAGGCTCGGATGCTGGTTCTTCAACAGCGGCAACAGCACCCGTCGCGGCATGAACTGAAACAACCGGGTGCTGAGCTGGCTGGGCAGCCCGGGGATCACGGTGCCGCGGTCGTGCTCGAGCGCATCGACGCCGGCGCGCGCCACCTCACGCGACGGCTTCCACATGAACTTCGGGAACGCGTCGGCGAAGTCCCGCTCGTCCATGCCGGCGCTCTTCACGAACTCGGTGCGCACCGGGCCCGGGCACAGCACCGCGACGGTGACGCCGGTGCCGGCGAGCTCGCCGCGCAGCCCCTGGGTGTAGTTGTTGACGAACGCCTTGGTGGCCGCGTACCCGGCCTGCCCCGGGAAGGGTTGGTAGCCCGCGGTCGAGCCGACGTTGAGGATCGCGCCACGCCCGCGCGGCACCATCTGCTGCGCCGCCCGGGTGCTCAGATCGATGACGGCCTCGACGTTGACCCGCACCTGCGCGATCTCGTCGGCGACGGGGATTTTCGTCACCGACCCCATGGTGCCGACGCCGGCGTTGTTGACCAGGATGTCTATCGTCAGGCCGCGGCGCTCGACTTCGTCGAACAGGCCGGCGCGAGCGGCGGCATCCGCGACGTCGCAAGCGATCACCTCGACGCGCACCCGGCCGGCGAGTTCGTCGGCCAGATCGCGTAGCCGGTCTTCGCGGCGGGCGACGAGCGTCACGCCGTGGCCGCGGTCGGCCAGCTCGCGGGCGATGTCGGCGCCGATGCCCGACGATGCGCCGGTCACGACGGCGGTGCTGGTGGGTGAGGGAGTCGGAAGAGCCACGCGTTTAAACGTACAAGGCGGGTTTCGGGCGGCGAGTGTGAAGCCTGGGCGGCGAGTGTGAAGCCAGGGCGGCAATCGCGAAAATCCCGCAGTGAGTTCACGTTCGGCACGCACGAAAAGCCTCGGCGCGCACGAAAAAGCCCGGCCCCTTGGGGGGGACCGGGCTTTTTCGTAATGCGGGACTTAGAAGTCCATACCGCCCATGCCACCGGTCGGGTCGCCGACGGGAGCGGCGGCCTTCTCCGGCTTGTCAGCGACGACGGCCTCGGTGGTCAGGAACAGGCCCGCGATGGACGCCGCGTTCTGCAGCGCCGAACGGGTCACCTTCACCGGGTCGGCAACGCCGGCCTTGAGCAGGTCCTCGTACTCACCGGTGGCGGCGTTCAGGCCGGTACCGGCGGGCGAGTTGCGGACCTTCTCGGCCACGACGCCAGGCTCCAGACCACCGTTGAAGGCGATCTGCTTCAGCGGAGCCTCGAGCGCGACGCGCACGATGTTGGCGCCGGTCGCCTCGTCACCGGTGAGCTTCAGCTCGTCCAGCGACGGGGTGGCGTGCAGCAGGGCCACGCCACCACCGGCGACGATGCCCTCCTCGACGGCCGCCTTGGCGTTGCGCACCGCGTCCTCGATGCGGTGCTTGCGCTCCTTGAGCTCGACCTCGGTCGCGGCCCCGGCCTTGATCACCGCAACACCGCCGGCCAGCTTGGCCAGGCGCTCCTGCAGCTTCTCGCGGTCGTAGTCGGAGTCGCTGTTCTCGATCTCGCTGCGGATCTGGGCCACCCGCCCGGCGATGGCGTCGGAGTCACCGGCGCCCTCGACGATGGTGGTCTCGTCCTTGGTGACGACGACCTTGCGGGCCTTACCCAGCAGGGCGACGTCGGCGCTCTCGAGCGACAGGCCGACCTCTTCGCTGATGACCTGACCACCGGTGAGGATGGCCATGTCCTGCAGCATCGCCTTGCGGCGGTCACCGAAGCCGGGGGCCTTGACGGCCACCGACTTGAAGGTGCCGCGGATCTTGTTGACGACCAGGGTGGAAAGCGCCTCGCCCTCGACGTCCTCGGCGATGATCAGCAGCGGCTTGCCGGCCTGGATGACCTTCTCCAGCAGAGGCAGCAGGTCCTTGACCGTCGACACCTTGGAGCTGACGAGCAGGATGAAGGGGTCCTCGAGGACCGCTTCCTGACGCTCGGCGTCGGTGACGAAGTAGCCCGAGATGTAGCCCTTGTCGAACCGCATGCCCTCGGTGAGCTCGAGCTGCAGGCCGAAGGTGTTGGACTCCTCGACGGTGATGACGCCCTCGTTGCCGACCTTGTCCATCGCCTCGGCGATCAGGTCACCGATCGACTGGTCGCCCGCCGAAATCGCCGCGGTGGCAGCGATCTGGTCCTTGGTCTCGACCTCTTTGGCCGACTTGAGCAGGGTCTCGGTGACCTTCTCGACGGCCTTCTCGATGCCGCGCTTGAGACCCAGCGGGTTGGCGCCGGCGGCGACGTTACGCAGGCCCTCACGGACCAACGCCTGAGCCAGCACCGTGGCCGTCGTCGTGCCGTCACCGGCAACGTCGTCGGTCTTCTTGGCGACTTCCTTGACCAGCTCGGCGCCGATCTTCTCGTACGGGTCCTCCAGCTCGATCTCCTTGGCGATGGAAACACCATCGTTGGTGATCGTGGGGGCACCCCACTTCTTCTCCAGGACGACGTTGCGACCCTTGGGGCCCAACGTCACCTTTACCGCGTCGGCGAGGGCGTTGAGCCCCCGCTCGAGGCCGCGACGGGCCTCTTCGTCGTACGCAATTGTCTTGGCCATTGCGAAGTGATTCCTCCGAAATATGGGGTGACACATGGGGCGACCGTTTGTGGGGTCGCCTCATTGGACGCTGTGGCCGGGTGCAGTGCCCGCGACGGACGGCCTTGGGTGTCCCCGCTGACGCGGCCCAGGCCTCACCGTCCCGACCTAGCACTCACTGGTCGCGAGTGCCAAGTCATTCTTAGCACTCGCCTATGCCGAGTGCAAGAAGAAGGCCCGACGAAGCGGCCCGCTCAGGGCAGGTCGAGCAGCTGCTCGTAGAAGCCGCCGAAGCCGCGCTCGCGGTCGACGAGATGGATTTCGAGGATCCAGTGGCAGACGCGCCCGCGCGGGTCTGTGCGCCGCATCGGCTTGTCCGAGCCGGGCATGATGTACCACTCGATGCCGGGGCCGGCGATCTTCTTGTGCGGGAACTCCCCCACCAGGTGACCGGCGATGCGGCTGGCCCAGTCGAAACCCTCCGCGCGGGCCACCCCGACGGTGAAGTCGAACAGCTCGGCGCCGGTCACATCGGGATGGCCGGCGAAGTAGTCGCGCCCGGCCTGCCACACCCGCGGCAGCGCATCGCGGACGGCCTTCTTGTGCGGGTCGTCGCCCAGCAGGAACGTCCGGCCGAAGTCGGCCTCCCACTCCTCGAAGATGGGCCCCAGGTCGAGGAAGACGATGTCGTTGTCGACGATCAGCCGGTCCGGCGGGCGCTCGTGGAACGGTTGCAACGTGTTCTCCCCGGCGCGCACGATCCGCCGATGCCAGTGCCGGGTCACCCCGAACATCTCGCCGGCGAGATCGTGGATCTCATCGGAGAGTTGCTTCTCGCCGATCCCGGGGCGAATCATGGCCCGCCGCTCGATTTCGTCGAACAGTTCCGCCGCTTTGCGTTCGGCGTCCAGCAGCCGTTCCACGCGCACTTCCTCCGCGGCCTCCATTCCCGCGATGCTATGCGCACACTGGAGCCATGTCCCTCGTCGTGCCGCCCTACCCGCCGGCCCGCTACACCAAGGAAGAGCCGGAGATCAGCGCCTGGCTCAAGCGCGCTGACGAACCTCCCGACTACGAGACCTCCGGGGTCCGCTACCACTATTTGGCCAACCAACGGGACACCGCCGGCGATTACGGGCTGTACCGGGTCGACATCGCGCCGGCCGGCGGCGGACCCCCGGCCCACTTCCACCGGGCCATGTCGGAGGCCTTCTTCGTGCTCTCCGGGACGATGAAGCTCTACGACGGCACCGAGTGGGCCGACGGCCACCAGGGCGACTTCCTCTACGTCCCGCCCGGCGGCGTCCACGGTTTCCGCAACGAGGCCGACGAGCCGGCGTCCATCCTGATGCTGTTCGCGCCCGGCGCCCCCCGCGAGGCCTACTTCGAAGGGTTCGCGGCGCTGGCCGACCTGACCGACGAGGAACGCCGGGAGTGGTTCGTCCGCCACGACAACTACTGGGTCTGACCGCTCAGGTCGCCGTTCACTAGCGCCTCGCCCACCCGGCGGCGTCCGGTCCGGATGAGTATGTTTTGGGCCATGGCTTCCAACGACAAAGAGAACCGCATCTGGTCGGACGCCGACGTCCCGGATCAGAGCGGGCGCGTCGCCGTCATCACCGGCGCCAACACCGGCATCGGGTATGAGGCGGCCGCCGTGCTGGCCCACCGCGGCGCCCACGTCGTGCTCGCGGTGCGCGACCTCGAGAAGGGCAATGCGGCGCTGTCGCGCATCGTCGCCGCCGGGAGCCAAGGCTCCCGAGAAGTCAATGTCACGCTGCAGCAGCTGGACCTGACTTCGCTGGACTCGGTGCGCTCGGCCGCCGACGCGTTGCGGGCGGCCTACCCGCGCATCGACCTGCTGATCAACAACGCCGGGGTGATGTGGACGCCCAAGCAGGTCACCGCGGACGGATTCGAATTGCAGTTCGGTACCAACCATCTGGGCCACTTCGCGCTGACCGGATTGCTGCTCGACCACCTGCTCCCCGTGCTGGGCTCGCGGGTGGTGACCATCAGCAGCCTCGGCCACCGGCTGCGCGCCGCGATCCACTTCGACGACTTGCAGTGGGAACGCCGCTATGACCGGATCGCGGCCTACGGGCAGTCCAAGCTGGCCAACCTGCTGTTCACCTACGAGTTGCAGCGCCGGCTGGCGGCCACGCCCGACGCGAAGACGATCGCCGTCGCCGCGCACCCCGGCGGCTCCAACACCGAGCTGACCCGCAACATGCCGGCGATCTTCCGGCCCGCCGCCGCGGCGCTGGGCCCGGTGCTGTTCCAGAGCGCGGCAATGGGTGCGCTGCCGACGTTGCGGGCCGCCACCGATCCGGACGTCCAGGGTGGGCAGTACTTCGGTCCGGACGGCTTCCTCGAACAGCGTGGCCACCCGAAGCTCGTCAAGTCCAGCGCCCAGTCCCACGACGCGGAACTGCAACGCCGGCTGTGGGCGGTCTCCGAAGAGCTCACCGGCGTCAGCTTCCCGGTCTGACGCGCGGATAATGGCCCCGATGCGATCAGTCGCGGAACATCAGCGCGTTGTCACCGATTTGATTCGTTCGCGGCCGCCGGTCTCGGTCGCGCTGCACGACGCCCAGGGCCTGGTCCTGGCCGAGGACGTGGTCGCCGAACTGGCGCTGCCGGTCTTCGACAACTCCGCGATGGACGGGTACGCGGTGCGCGCCGAGGACACGTCGTCCGCGACGCCGGAACACCCGGTGGTATTGCCGGTCGCCGAGGACATTCCGGCCGGGCGCATCGACGAGCTGACGCTGCAACCCGGTACGGCGCACCGGATCATGACGGGGGCTCCGCTGCCCGCGGGTGCGACGGCGATCGTTCCGGTCGAGGCCACCGACGGCGGGGTGGACGTCGTGTCGATCCGCGAGCCCCGCGAGGCCGGCAAGCACATCCGGCGGGCGGGTGAGGACGTCGCCCCGGGCACCACCGTGTTGCGCCGTGGCCAGGTCGTGTCACCGGCGGTGCTCGGCTTGGCCGCCGCGCTGGGGATCGCGGAGTTGCCGGTGATCCCACGCCAGCGGGTGCTGGTGATCTCGACCGGATCGGAGCTGGTGACGCCGGGCACCGCGCTGCAGCCCGGGCAGATCTACGAGTCCAACTCGATCATGCTGGCGGGGGCGGTCCGGGATGCGGGCGCCGAGCTGGTCGCCGTAGCGACCGCCGAAGACGATGTGGCCCAATTCAGTTCGATCATCGACCGGTATGCGGGCGATTCCGATTTGATCATCACCAGCGGCGGTGTCAGCGCCGGCGCCTACGAGGTGGTCAAGGACGCCTTCGGACGCGAGGGCGACCAGGGCGTGGAATTCGTCAAGGTGGCCATGCAGCCCGGAATGCCGCAGGGCGTCGGCCGGGTGGCCGGCGCGACGATCGTCACGCTGCCCGGCAACCCGGTCAGCGCGCTGGTGTCCTTCGAGGTGTTCATCCGGCCCGCGCTGCGCACTGCCATGGGCCTGCCGGACCCGGAACGCCCGCACCGGTCCGCCGTCCTGGCCGAGTCGCTGACCTCGCCGCGGGGTAAGCGGCAGTTCCGGCGCGCGGTGCTCAGCGACGACGCGAGCTCGGTCACCAGCTACGGCCCACCGGCGTCGCATCACCTGCGCTGGCTGGCGTCGGCGAACGGGCTGCTCGACATCCCCGAAGACGTCGTCGACGTGCCCGAGGGAACGCAGCTGCAGGTCTGGGATCTGCGCTAGCGGGCAATCGGGCTCAGCACTCAGGCCGCGGGTGTCGCCACGTCCCGGTGGAATTCGTCGGCCTTGTCGAAGGCCGGGGTGTAGCGGATCGCGATGCCGACGATCGACATCATCACCGGGATGGTGACCAGGGCCGCCGACAACCCCACCCACCCGGACAGGTGACCGATCAGCGGCGGGCCGAGCAGGTAGCCCAGCCAACCGGTCGCCGCCACGATGGCGATCGCCGATCCCGCTTCGCTCGCGCCGTAGGCCGCGCTGAACGCGGTGGGCACCAGCAGCGCCGCACCGATGCCCAACGCGGCGAAACCGAGCACGCTGAGGCTTACGTTGGCGGTCGCCAGGGCCACGCTCATGCCCACGACGGCCACCAGCGCCAAAGCCGGGAGCAGCCGGCGACTGGGGAGCCGCGCGTGCAGCCGGGGCGCGCCGAACCGGGTGATCACCATCGTCAGCGTGTAGGCCGCGTAGCTCAACGCCGAGACGCTCGGGCCCGCGCCGACGACGTTGCGCAGGTAGTTGGCCGACCAGTCGGTGGCCGCCCCCTCGCACAGAAACGACGCGAAGGAGACCGCGGCCAGGATCGCCACCGTCGGCGTCATCCAGGCCCGCCTGCCCTGGGCCGGTCCCGACGACGCGTCGGAGTCATCGGCCGCATCGGGGATCAGGCGACGGGTCAGCGCTACGACCACCACCAGCACGACCGCCCCGAGGACCGTCAGTTGCGCGGTCAGACCAATGCCCGCGCCGACGCACCCCGCGCCGATGACGGCGCCGACCAGCGTCCCAACGCTCCACATGCCGTGAAACCTCGCCATGATCGGCGCCCGGGCGGCCCGCTCGACCGTCGCGGCCTGGGTGTTCATCGCGACGTCCAGCGCGCCCTGGAACGTCCCCCACAACGCCAGCGCGCCGAACAGTGCGGGCCCGGATCTGGCCAGGCCGACCGTCGTCCCCGCGGCCGCATAGCCGGCGACCATGACCGGGATCAGCCGGTGGCTGCCCCACCGGCGCAGCGCCCAGTGGCTGAGGAGCGTGGCCACCACCGATCCCAGCGGCGCGCCGAACAGCGCCGTGCCCAGCGCCGCGTCGGAGAGGCCCAGCTCGGCCTTGACCCGCGGAATGTGGGCGGCCCACGACGAAAACACCAGACCGTGGGCGACGAATGCGGCAGTGACACCGCGTTTCGCCTGACGCACCGGTGTCGCCCGCCGATCAGCACTGTGCGGTTGCATGTCGATGGTCAACGTTCCCTCTGCGGGCGTCCACGAATCAACCGCGGGCTCCGTAAGATGGCCGCGTGGCACGACGCCCTCGCACTATTGGCCCCACGGCTTCGGACCCGGGCTTCAGCCCCCAACACGCGCTGGGGCTGGTGCGCTCCGCCATCCCGCCGGTGCACCCGGCCGGGCGCCCGTTCATCGGCGCCGGGCTGGCGCTGGCCCTGGCGGGCCGCCGGCACCGCTGGGTGCGACGGGCGGGCCTGCTGGTGGCCGGGGCCTGCGCGGGGTTCTTTCGGCATCCGCCCCGGGTGCCACCAACCCGGCCCGGGGCCATCGTCGCCCCCGCCGACGGAGAGATCTGCGTGATCGACTTCGCCACGCCGCCCGCCGAACTCGGCATGGGCGACGCGGCGCTACCGCGCGTCAGCATCTTCCTGTCTCTGCTGGACGCCCACGTGCAGCGCGCACCGGTCAGCGGCGAGGTGGTCGCCATGCAGCACCGGCCGGGCCGCTTCGGGTCGGCCGACCTGGCCGCCGCGAGCACCGAAAACGAACGCACCAGCTTGCACATCCGCACCCCGAGCGGGGCCGACGTGGTCGCGGTCCAGGTCGCCGGGCTGCTGGCCCGGCGCATCATCTGCGACGCGCACGTCGGGGACAAGTTGTCGATCGGTGACACCTACGGGCTGATCCGGTTCGGCTCCCGGCTCGATACCTACCTG
The sequence above is drawn from the Mycobacterium marseillense genome and encodes:
- a CDS encoding carboxymuconolactone decarboxylase family protein; the protein is MSRIAPLAPPWSEEDAAGINSWGHPDRTYEPLLLVRCLQRHPVLASRLRKLGESLYTAALLPPRMRTIAILRICALLRCAYEWGGQAAFWGPIAGVSDDECDALVLAGPDDPRWGATERTLIAAVDECERTGSWSAATWDALGGFLDDEQRIELLTAVGWYRTICTLCNALALPVEGWMRPWPGSAG
- a CDS encoding SDR family NAD(P)-dependent oxidoreductase, yielding MALPTPSPTSTAVVTGASSGIGADIARELADRGHGVTLVARREDRLRDLADELAGRVRVEVIACDVADAAARAGLFDEVERRGLTIDILVNNAGVGTMGSVTKIPVADEIAQVRVNVEAVIDLSTRAAQQMVPRGRGAILNVGSTAGYQPFPGQAGYAATKAFVNNYTQGLRGELAGTGVTVAVLCPGPVRTEFVKSAGMDERDFADAFPKFMWKPSREVARAGVDALEHDRGTVIPGLPSQLSTRLFQFMPRRVLLPLLKNQHPSLRRDRSAG
- the groL gene encoding chaperonin GroEL (60 kDa chaperone family; promotes refolding of misfolded polypeptides especially under stressful conditions; forms two stacked rings of heptamers to form a barrel-shaped 14mer; ends can be capped by GroES; misfolded proteins enter the barrel where they are refolded when GroES binds), translating into MAKTIAYDEEARRGLERGLNALADAVKVTLGPKGRNVVLEKKWGAPTITNDGVSIAKEIELEDPYEKIGAELVKEVAKKTDDVAGDGTTTATVLAQALVREGLRNVAAGANPLGLKRGIEKAVEKVTETLLKSAKEVETKDQIAATAAISAGDQSIGDLIAEAMDKVGNEGVITVEESNTFGLQLELTEGMRFDKGYISGYFVTDAERQEAVLEDPFILLVSSKVSTVKDLLPLLEKVIQAGKPLLIIAEDVEGEALSTLVVNKIRGTFKSVAVKAPGFGDRRKAMLQDMAILTGGQVISEEVGLSLESADVALLGKARKVVVTKDETTIVEGAGDSDAIAGRVAQIRSEIENSDSDYDREKLQERLAKLAGGVAVIKAGAATEVELKERKHRIEDAVRNAKAAVEEGIVAGGGVALLHATPSLDELKLTGDEATGANIVRVALEAPLKQIAFNGGLEPGVVAEKVRNSPAGTGLNAATGEYEDLLKAGVADPVKVTRSALQNAASIAGLFLTTEAVVADKPEKAAAPVGDPTGGMGGMDF
- a CDS encoding M24 family metallopeptidase, with translation MEAAEEVRVERLLDAERKAAELFDEIERRAMIRPGIGEKQLSDEIHDLAGEMFGVTRHWHRRIVRAGENTLQPFHERPPDRLIVDNDIVFLDLGPIFEEWEADFGRTFLLGDDPHKKAVRDALPRVWQAGRDYFAGHPDVTGAELFDFTVGVARAEGFDWASRIAGHLVGEFPHKKIAGPGIEWYIMPGSDKPMRRTDPRGRVCHWILEIHLVDRERGFGGFYEQLLDLP
- a CDS encoding cupin domain-containing protein, which translates into the protein MSLVVPPYPPARYTKEEPEISAWLKRADEPPDYETSGVRYHYLANQRDTAGDYGLYRVDIAPAGGGPPAHFHRAMSEAFFVLSGTMKLYDGTEWADGHQGDFLYVPPGGVHGFRNEADEPASILMLFAPGAPREAYFEGFAALADLTDEERREWFVRHDNYWV
- a CDS encoding SDR family NAD(P)-dependent oxidoreductase, producing the protein MASNDKENRIWSDADVPDQSGRVAVITGANTGIGYEAAAVLAHRGAHVVLAVRDLEKGNAALSRIVAAGSQGSREVNVTLQQLDLTSLDSVRSAADALRAAYPRIDLLINNAGVMWTPKQVTADGFELQFGTNHLGHFALTGLLLDHLLPVLGSRVVTISSLGHRLRAAIHFDDLQWERRYDRIAAYGQSKLANLLFTYELQRRLAATPDAKTIAVAAHPGGSNTELTRNMPAIFRPAAAALGPVLFQSAAMGALPTLRAATDPDVQGGQYFGPDGFLEQRGHPKLVKSSAQSHDAELQRRLWAVSEELTGVSFPV
- the glp gene encoding gephyrin-like molybdotransferase Glp translates to MRSVAEHQRVVTDLIRSRPPVSVALHDAQGLVLAEDVVAELALPVFDNSAMDGYAVRAEDTSSATPEHPVVLPVAEDIPAGRIDELTLQPGTAHRIMTGAPLPAGATAIVPVEATDGGVDVVSIREPREAGKHIRRAGEDVAPGTTVLRRGQVVSPAVLGLAAALGIAELPVIPRQRVLVISTGSELVTPGTALQPGQIYESNSIMLAGAVRDAGAELVAVATAEDDVAQFSSIIDRYAGDSDLIITSGGVSAGAYEVVKDAFGREGDQGVEFVKVAMQPGMPQGVGRVAGATIVTLPGNPVSALVSFEVFIRPALRTAMGLPDPERPHRSAVLAESLTSPRGKRQFRRAVLSDDASSVTSYGPPASHHLRWLASANGLLDIPEDVVDVPEGTQLQVWDLR
- a CDS encoding MFS transporter, with protein sequence MQPHSADRRATPVRQAKRGVTAAFVAHGLVFSSWAAHIPRVKAELGLSDAALGTALFGAPLGSVVATLLSHWALRRWGSHRLIPVMVAGYAAAGTTVGLARSGPALFGALALWGTFQGALDVAMNTQAATVERAARAPIMARFHGMWSVGTLVGAVIGAGCVGAGIGLTAQLTVLGAVVLVVVVALTRRLIPDAADDSDASSGPAQGRRAWMTPTVAILAAVSFASFLCEGAATDWSANYLRNVVGAGPSVSALSYAAYTLTMVITRFGAPRLHARLPSRRLLPALALVAVVGMSVALATANVSLSVLGFAALGIGAALLVPTAFSAAYGASEAGSAIAIVAATGWLGYLLGPPLIGHLSGWVGLSAALVTIPVMMSIVGIAIRYTPAFDKADEFHRDVATPAA
- a CDS encoding phosphatidylserine decarboxylase — translated: MARRPRTIGPTASDPGFSPQHALGLVRSAIPPVHPAGRPFIGAGLALALAGRRHRWVRRAGLLVAGACAGFFRHPPRVPPTRPGAIVAPADGEICVIDFATPPAELGMGDAALPRVSIFLSLLDAHVQRAPVSGEVVAMQHRPGRFGSADLAAASTENERTSLHIRTPSGADVVAVQVAGLLARRIICDAHVGDKLSIGDTYGLIRFGSRLDTYLPPGCEPLVKVGQRAIAGETVLAELP